TATCTATCCAAGAAGGAATATATCAAGGACGCGGTAGTTATGGCGCCGGACATCGGCGGCATAAAGATGGCACGAGCGTTTGCGCGCCGTTTAGACCTTGATTTAGCCGTAGTGGACAAGCGGAGGGAGAAAGCAAATAAATCGGAAGTTGTGAACATTATTGGAGATATAGAGGGTAAAATAGTTCTCTTGTTGGACGATCTTGTAGATACGGCAGGAACGCTGATAAATGCTGCTGAAACATCTATCAATAAGGGAGCGGAAGCGGTTTATACTCTGGCTACCCATCCTGTTCTTTCCGAAAACGCTCTGCAAAAAATAGATGAATCTTCGATAGAAAAACTTATAGTAACCGACACAATTCCGTTAAGGGAAGACCATACATCTGAAAAGCTGGAAGTAGTATCCGTGGCTAATATTTTCAGCGAAGCAATCATCAGAATACACGAAGAGAGGTCTATCAGCAAACTTTTTGACGAACAGGATTATTGAATTGATTAAAGGAGCAAGATATGGCAAATGATTTACTTAACGTCAGGTCTCGGGAAGTAGTTAAAAAAAGCGTTTTAAGCAGCACGAGGCGCGAGGGTGGAATTCCCGGTGTGTACTATTCTTCGGGAGATGAACCGGAACTACTTTTGATAGAGGAGCGGGAGCTGCTTGGAATAATCGCTTCGGGAAATGTGATAATAAATATGAAATTGGACGATGCCGATGCCAAGAAAGTTGTAATAAAAGAAGTGCAGATTCATCCGGTAACGGATAAGATACTCCACGTCGACTTGATGGGAATCAGAATGGACA
This is a stretch of genomic DNA from Candidatus Neomarinimicrobiota bacterium. It encodes these proteins:
- the prs gene encoding ribose-phosphate diphosphokinase — its product is YLSKKEYIKDAVVMAPDIGGIKMARAFARRLDLDLAVVDKRREKANKSEVVNIIGDIEGKIVLLLDDLVDTAGTLINAAETSINKGAEAVYTLATHPVLSENALQKIDESSIEKLIVTDTIPLREDHTSEKLEVVSVANIFSEAIIRIHEERSISKLFDEQDY